In Siniperca chuatsi isolate FFG_IHB_CAS linkage group LG16, ASM2008510v1, whole genome shotgun sequence, the following proteins share a genomic window:
- the LOC122862992 gene encoding apoptosis regulator BAX-like isoform X1 has protein sequence MTCEANGMSDERIGEALIKEVINEALKDMPSEDVAPLTPLAVDVKTEQEQKIVFQLGKMISIIGDKLKDDKEFQDAIDGVASCSGSKWDRFKEVADKVFQHGITWERIVVLIYVASRLAVRMVEAHLPQSVMEILMWTMDFFRNNLLGWIGDHGGWINSFSELAVLSMQKASSMSSHRFGLVLIFITGLALGSFITCSLTRRL, from the exons atgaCGTGCGAAGCAAACGGCATGTCAG ATGAGAGGATAGGGGAGGCCCTGATCAAAGA GGTGATAAATGAGGCGCTGAAGGACATGCCCTCGGAGGACGTCGCGCCCCTCACTCCACTGGCTGTGGATGTAAAGACTGAGCAGGAGCAGAAGATAGTGTTCCAGCTGGGCAAAATGATCAGCATCATCGGCGACAAGTTAAAAGACGACAAGGAGTTCCAAGA TGCGATAGATGGGGTGGCATCTTGCTCCGGCTCTAAGTGGGACAGATTTAAGGAAGTGGCAGACAAAGTTTTTCAACATGGCATCACCTGGGAGAGGATCGTTGTGCTCATCTATGTTGCCAGCAGGCTGGCTGTCAGG aTGGTGGAGGCTCATCTCCCTCAGTCAGTGATGGAGATCCTGATGTGGACCATGGATTTTTTCAGAAACAATCTCCTGGGCTGGATTGGGGATCATGGAGGATGG ATCAACAGTTTCTCGGAGCTGGCGGTGTTGTCCATGCAGAAGGCGTCATCAATGAGCTCTCACAGATTTGGCCTCgtcctcatcttcatcaccgGCCTGGCTCTAGGAAGCTTCATCACCTGTAGTCTGACGAGACGGCTCTGA
- the LOC122862992 gene encoding apoptosis regulator BAX-like isoform X2 — MPSEDVAPLTPLAVDVKTEQEQKIVFQLGKMISIIGDKLKDDKEFQDAIDGVASCSGSKWDRFKEVADKVFQHGITWERIVVLIYVASRLAVRMVEAHLPQSVMEILMWTMDFFRNNLLGWIGDHGGWINSFSELAVLSMQKASSMSSHRFGLVLIFITGLALGSFITCSLTRRL; from the exons ATGCCCTCGGAGGACGTCGCGCCCCTCACTCCACTGGCTGTGGATGTAAAGACTGAGCAGGAGCAGAAGATAGTGTTCCAGCTGGGCAAAATGATCAGCATCATCGGCGACAAGTTAAAAGACGACAAGGAGTTCCAAGA TGCGATAGATGGGGTGGCATCTTGCTCCGGCTCTAAGTGGGACAGATTTAAGGAAGTGGCAGACAAAGTTTTTCAACATGGCATCACCTGGGAGAGGATCGTTGTGCTCATCTATGTTGCCAGCAGGCTGGCTGTCAGG aTGGTGGAGGCTCATCTCCCTCAGTCAGTGATGGAGATCCTGATGTGGACCATGGATTTTTTCAGAAACAATCTCCTGGGCTGGATTGGGGATCATGGAGGATGG ATCAACAGTTTCTCGGAGCTGGCGGTGTTGTCCATGCAGAAGGCGTCATCAATGAGCTCTCACAGATTTGGCCTCgtcctcatcttcatcaccgGCCTGGCTCTAGGAAGCTTCATCACCTGTAGTCTGACGAGACGGCTCTGA